The DNA window CACTAACAGCACACAACAAAGAAACTCAAAGATTGAGCACCAAACACCAACCAGAAACAGGAGTAGAAAGAAGTTCCTGCTTAAATAGGTCActctatttttaaaatacaaattgcaGTAACAGTTATAGGTTGCATTTGATAATTTCGAAAAGAATACAcatctatgttttgttttgtgtcataTATAAACTTATCTACTAACTATAACTAGTGTATTGCGCAAACGGTACAATACATTTTAGTATAATGGTTATTTCAATGCCATCTTAAATGGTTGTCGGAAATTTGTTAACATTAAAAAGACATTATTGGATCTCTCCattgtttttgttgaataataCAGATTAAggtgtttattgttttacaattacatCATACTTTTAACAATTTGGAAACACTGAATTACCATTTCCTTGTCGcaaggtaaaataaagtatctTTCTCGAATAGTAAGTTCTAGATCCCTCAGTGCATTTAGTTTGCCTCTGTTATCTCCAATATGatatacacacaaaaacgataacatatttaaatacaCCACAGCAGGGATTCTGAATGCGTACTTTGAAAATCTATGTTGAATTAATGGGAACAATTCTACTGGCAATAAATAATAAGGTCTTTTAAACAGCAACATACCAATGATTAAATGTTTGCATGTTAACAACATTCCGACTGCTTCTTTGACTTTCTGGAAATAAGTCTGTTCCGGCAAACTATTACAAGGTAACACAATTTTATCGGGagtacattttgacaaagtatagttaataatatatttacattcGTGAAATctcttttgtttataaaataacgATGCAAGCAATGACCAAGTGGAAATAGCATCGAAATATAGCCCTGCCTTAAAGCATTTTAATTGTATCTGGTATTGATAGTACACTAAATTGTTACTTGCTTCAAAGTTGAGTTCAACTGATGATTGCATCAAATTGATGGCAAACAGAGACATCATGTGTGTAGATAGTTCTTTATCGTTTATATTGATAATAGAAGTGATGCTTGTAGATCTcaaaaaaagaaaccaaaatgatgTCATTGATAAGCATGAAATTGAAGATGCTGTCAAATAAGGGAATGACGAATTTATTTGCTCTTTAATGAACCCTTGAAATGTATCCGTATGGAAAATGAAGGGCCATAATGAATTGTATATATCATGTAATGTATTAAGTAAACATTTATGTTGATAATTAGTAAATCTGCTTTCGAAAAAGTTGTTTTCTGGAATAAAATAATGAGGACAGGTTTTATATTGAACACAGTAAATCAGCCGTTTCAGACAGTTGATAAAACAAGGAATTATATTACCAGGATGCCAATCAGAAGGTCTTGATTCTTCAAATACCCAGAATAATatagttttaagaaaataagaacAAATCAGATCACCATGTTTTCCCTTTATGATGTCTTTCAAAATTATCTTCAGTAAGGCGTAACATAATAACTGAGTAtgagaaaatgaaaaaataagttGCTTCTCTgccatagaaaatgatattcgCCATTCTAAATCTTCATCCAATGATCCTTTACAACCAATGGGCACAAATAAAACGCCTTCCTTTATAACAGACATAACCAACCCATGATCTGGCCAGGTTGATCTGGATCTGAAAACCCATTGATGAGCAGGTGTTACCCATTCCTTACACCTCAAACAAAATGCCAAATCATAAATATCACCCGGGAAAGATTGACATGGTCCATGAATTATCATACTACTTCGCAAACCGTGCTCCCGAAATAATTTACTTGAAATGTATGTTTCTCCATTAACAGTCTCTCTCCACTGGTTTATATGATACATGTGTCGTTGCTCATACAGCTTTAGCTTCGTAAATCCTGGGTTTGTGTCACTGATGTCCATTACTATAGGTGTATTTTTTGCGGAGGATGACACgttttccttattttcataaacCTGGAAAAGATGATGAATAAACATTTGATCATAATCACTTCCGTTAAGGTCTAAACCTTCTGCTTTACTCCCACTGCTTATAACTGTGAAGTTTAGAATTCGAAGAACACTGTCATATGCACACAATAGCTTTCTTCTTGTTTTCACAACTTCCTCAGTCccaaatatattacataaatgCGGGTAAATCTTAAGAGACAGTTCTCTGTCCGTTTGACTCATCTTGTAAACCTGAAATAGATAAAGCAAATACAATTTCTTACTACTTATTATGTGTAAcacaatattgttttattcttgTCTTAATTACAAACTGTTGGTTGTATTGGAGGAGTTGGATCTTGTTTTATCCTTTAATACCAATGGTTGTCTTTCCATTGTTTTAAAGATCATACGTTGTCTTGGTTGTCTATTGATGAGATGTTTTGGACAAACATAAAGACTGTCGTTATACATGTACGTTGCTTATATCGGTAAAATGAATGTAAATACGATATAAATAATTACCTCAATAATCTCAAACTAAATGGAATCTACATATCTGAAGACCAAAATATAAGTGTATGATCTAAAAACGACCCAACTTTATCATTCCATTCATGTAAAACGAAAATTGGCCTTGGAGATTcagaaaatacaaacaataaaaaactaATAATTAACTTGTCACAAATAACCACTATTTTGTCTGATTGTATGGcctttattgaattttttagtCTTTTAATGTGATCTGTTGAACGTTTACTGATTGTGCCTAGTCCAtgtcagttaaaaaaaattcattggtTGAAGTAAGTTACTGTTGTCCTTATTTGATTTGCGTTTATtgtctattatatatatatataataagtattcaccaggccgtttgttttctcgtatGAATAGATTAATAATTCATCATGGCGATACATTTTATACATAGTTATACGTACGGTATTCCCTTTGTCAATGTTGAAGGTCGAATGTGACTTATAGTTTATAACATCCCATAAAAGTTAAGTATCTGATTGGTAATTGTCTCATTATAAATCATACCGCATCCCCTAAATTTTATAcgaatatcttatatttgtgaGTTAATATCAATGTATACGAGAAAACTATATTATGTTGAACATAATCATTTATA is part of the Mytilus trossulus isolate FHL-02 chromosome 13, PNRI_Mtr1.1.1.hap1, whole genome shotgun sequence genome and encodes:
- the LOC134694730 gene encoding uncharacterized protein LOC134694730, which gives rise to MSQTDRELSLKIYPHLCNIFGTEEVVKTRRKLLCAYDSVLRILNFTVISSGSKAEGLDLNGSDYDQMFIHHLFQVYENKENVSSSAKNTPIVMDISDTNPGFTKLKLYEQRHMYHINQWRETVNGETYISSKLFREHGLRSSMIIHGPCQSFPGDIYDLAFCLRCKEWVTPAHQWVFRSRSTWPDHGLVMSVIKEGVLFVPIGCKGSLDEDLEWRISFSMAEKQLIFSFSHTQLLCYALLKIILKDIIKGKHGDLICSYFLKTILFWVFEESRPSDWHPGNIIPCFINCLKRLIYCVQYKTCPHYFIPENNFFESRFTNYQHKCLLNTLHDIYNSLWPFIFHTDTFQGFIKEQINSSFPYLTASSISCLSMTSFWFLFLRSTSITSIININDKELSTHMMSLFAINLMQSSVELNFEASNNLVYYQYQIQLKCFKAGLYFDAISTWSLLASLFYKQKRFHECKYIINYTLSKCTPDKIVLPCNSLPEQTYFQKVKEAVGMLLTCKHLIIGMLLFKRPYYLLPVELFPLIQHRFSKYAFRIPAVVYLNMLSFLCVYHIGDNRGKLNALRDLELTIRERYFILPCDKEMVIQCFQIVKSMM